The Polyangiaceae bacterium genome includes a region encoding these proteins:
- the terL gene encoding phage terminase large subunit, producing MTEAFIPLLDFVPEVSPRFRSPRHLGAIADVFQRIARGEQVQVVVSVPPRFGKSELLLHGSAWLLAQDPTLQVIYASYGQRVAEKKSRRARELARRAGVELADDAKARADWRTTEDDGGMFATSIEGAITSEGAHVLVCDDLTKGRAEAESATMRERARGWLLSDALTRLEPNGSVIVNMTRWHPEDPAGVAIGLGFEVINLTAITPEGESLWPERWPLKRLLEIRETLGGEDGYEWQSLYMGNPRGRGSRVFGDVAFSDELPKKFDAISIGLDFAYSTRTSADFSVAVVLGRAEGLYHVLDVVRVHEEPRDFRDRVRNLVTTHPGARAAAYAAATEMGGVEFVRDGGIHVEGHVAKLDKFSRAIPVAAAWNTGKILLPRSAPWLDAFVSELCGFTGVKDRHDDQVDALAAAFDAVVLGKAMPIPPQPSGGDARSHAVPFGGLFGATAGDELAAPSNTRSTGSPWDGSSF from the coding sequence GTGACCGAGGCCTTCATCCCGCTCTTGGACTTCGTGCCCGAGGTCTCGCCGCGCTTCCGGTCGCCTCGGCACCTGGGCGCCATCGCCGACGTGTTCCAGCGCATCGCCCGCGGCGAGCAAGTGCAGGTGGTCGTCTCGGTCCCGCCCCGGTTCGGCAAGAGCGAGCTCCTGTTGCACGGCTCGGCGTGGCTGCTCGCCCAAGACCCCACGCTGCAGGTCATCTATGCGAGCTACGGCCAACGGGTCGCCGAGAAGAAGTCCCGGCGGGCCCGGGAGCTGGCGCGTCGGGCCGGCGTGGAGCTCGCGGACGATGCCAAGGCCCGCGCGGACTGGCGCACGACCGAAGACGATGGCGGCATGTTCGCCACGAGCATCGAGGGCGCCATCACGAGCGAGGGTGCTCACGTCCTGGTGTGTGACGACTTGACCAAGGGCCGAGCCGAGGCCGAGTCAGCGACGATGCGGGAGCGTGCGCGGGGCTGGCTGCTCTCGGATGCCCTGACGCGGCTCGAGCCGAACGGCTCCGTCATCGTGAACATGACGCGCTGGCATCCCGAGGACCCGGCCGGCGTGGCCATCGGTCTCGGCTTCGAGGTCATCAACCTGACGGCCATCACGCCCGAGGGTGAGTCGCTCTGGCCCGAGCGCTGGCCGCTCAAGCGCTTGCTCGAGATCCGCGAGACCCTCGGGGGCGAGGACGGCTACGAGTGGCAGTCGCTCTACATGGGCAACCCCCGCGGCCGTGGCTCGCGCGTCTTCGGTGACGTTGCGTTCTCCGACGAGCTGCCGAAGAAGTTCGACGCCATCTCAATCGGCCTCGACTTCGCCTACTCCACCCGCACCAGCGCGGACTTCTCCGTGGCCGTCGTGCTCGGTCGCGCCGAGGGCCTCTACCACGTGCTCGACGTTGTGCGCGTGCATGAGGAGCCTCGCGACTTCCGAGACCGCGTGCGGAACCTGGTCACGACGCACCCGGGCGCGCGCGCGGCGGCCTATGCGGCGGCAACGGAGATGGGCGGCGTGGAGTTCGTTCGCGACGGCGGCATTCACGTCGAGGGCCACGTGGCGAAGCTCGACAAGTTCAGCCGAGCGATCCCCGTCGCGGCGGCCTGGAACACCGGCAAGATCCTGCTCCCCCGCTCGGCGCCCTGGCTCGACGCGTTCGTGTCGGAGCTCTGCGGCTTCACCGGCGTCAAGGATCGCCACGACGACCAGGTCGACGCGCTGGCCGCCGCCTTCGATGCGGTCGTGCTCGGCAAGGCGATGCCGATCCCGCCCCAGCCTTCCGGCGGCGATGCACGCTCGCACGCGGTCCCGTTCGGCGGCCTCTTCGGCGCAACCGCCGGCGATGAGCTCGCGGCGCCATCGAACACCCGAAGCACGGGCAGCCCTTGGGACGGCTCGAGCTTCTGA